The sequence CGAATTTTTACCAGAATAGGAGGCTTTAATCGATGGCAAACTCACTTGTTAGCATTCAAATTATTCCTAAAACAAAAAATGGAGAAAATTCCATCCCCTATGTGGATGAAGCAATTAAAATCATTATTGAGTCTGGTTTAAAATATGAAGTACACCCGCTAGAAACAACAATTGAAGGCGACTTATCAACAATATTACAGTTGATTACAAAAATGAATGAGCGGATGATGGAAATGGGCAGCTACAATGTCATTACTCAAGTAAAAATCCTTTATCAACCGACAGGGATTGCAATGGAAGATTTAACGGGGAAATACCACTAATGAAATCACATTTCATGAAAAGTTGGAGACCTTTATCGGTTCTCCTTCTTTTATTCATACTATGGGAGGTCTTAGTTGGATTATTCGAGATTCCAAACTGGCTCCTTCCTTCTCCAAGTGAGATTATTTCTGAAGCTGCACTAAATGGAAAAGATATCGGAGTACACCTTTTTTCTACCTTACAATTAACACTATCTGGATTTCTTATTGGCACTTGTATTGGGTTACTAACAGCAATCATTTTATACTTACTGCCGAAATTAAGAGAGTCTGTCTATCCTTTACTTATCCTGTCGCAAAATATCCCAACCATTGTTCTTGCCCCCTTATTAGTCATTTGGTTTGGATTTGGAGTACTGCCAAAGATGATCGTTATTGCTTTAGTCTGTTTCTTTCCTGTAACCGTAGCAGCTTTAGATGGATTTAAACAAACACCTCCTGAATTAAGACATTATTTAGCAATGGCTGGTGCAAATAAGGGACAATTATTCTGGAAACTGGAATTTCCGTATGCACTGCCAGCGATTTTTTCAGGAATAAAAATTTCCGGTACCTATAGTGTGATGGGGGCAGTCATTTCAGAATGGTTAGGTGCACAAGAGGGGATCGGTGTTTATATGACGTTAGCCTCTTCTTCTTTTCGTACGGACCGGGTATTTGTTGCAATTTTTACAATTATGATCCTTAGCTTACTATTGTTTGCCATTATTCAAGGTTTAGAAAGAATAATTGTCCGTTGGCATCATCAAGGAGAAGAATCACAATGACTTTACTTACACTTGATAAGATTACTAAATCCTTTTCAACAAAAAAAATCATTGACGAATTATCATTGCAAATTGACGACGGAGAATTTGTATCCATTATTGGACCGTCAGGGAGCGGGAAAAGTACTTTGTTTCATTTAATTGGAGGCATCATCACCCCTGATGAAGGGTCAATCGAATTAAATGGTGAGCAAATTAATGGCCAGAGAGGTTCGATTAGTTATATGCCACAAGCTCCCTCGCTCCTGCCATGGAGAACCATTTTGCAGAATGTTTTACTTGGTCAGGAGTTACAAGGAGAAAAAAATGTGGAGAAAGCGAAAGCAATGATTGAAAAAGCAGGGTTAAAAGATTATCTCCATTCCTATCCCACTCAACTTTCAGGTGGGATGAAACAAAGAGTCTCTTTTATTCGTGCATTACTCAGTCCTCAACCTCTTATTCTTCTAGATGAACCTTTCTCTGCATTGGATGAATTAACCCGTCAAGATATGCAAAAGTGGCTCCTTTCCATTTGGGATGAATATCGAAAAACGATTTTGTTTGTCACTCATAATATTGATGAAGCGCTTTTTCTATCCGATCGCATTGTCTTGCTATCAGCAAAGCCTGCTAAAATCATCAACGAATTTGTCATTCCATTTCAAAGGCCACGAGAAGAAAATTTATTATTAACAGATGAATTTCTTGATTGGAAGCGAAAAATTTATTCTGCTTTTAAAGCTACTTAAACGGAAAAAGAGGCAGTGTTTATCACACTTGCCTCTTTCCTAACTTATGGGAATTACCACTTAAAGCATGCAGCACCTACAATGATCAACAAGATAAACAGTACAACGATTAACGCAAAACCGCCACAACCATAACCACCGCCGTAACCGCCGCCGTAACCATATCCACAGCCACCATAACCGAACATTAAAGCCCCTCCTTTCGTCCATTAAAATGTTTCAAATATCAAATTTCAACAATTAATATCCGTAACCCCAACATGAAGCACCAATAATAATTAACAAAATAAACAACACAACAAGTAAAGCGAATCCTCCGCCGTATACTCCATCTGCCATTTAGAAAAACCTCCTTTTGTGATTTCCATATATCCTATTCACTTTCTCTCCTACCTGTGCGATAGGCAAATGCACTTTTTATGTTTTTTTCCTAAGCCTTGTCCTTCCCTTCTGGACCATCCTTCTAATTTATCAAACTATGTCATTAGTACCTTAGCACTTGCATATCGTAATAATGTAATATTTTAATGTTTAGGAGGAGACAATGGAGCAAACGGAGCAAAACCTCACTGTACTAAAACCTTATTATAAAAGCGGACCTTTTTATCTTTTATTATTATTAATTGCTGTCCTTATCGGTCTTTATTTCTATTCACAAGCACTTATCCAAGTAGAGAAACACAATCCAGATCTTGGTGAAAAAGTGATTGTTACCCTTCCTGCTGGAAAGACGATCCTAACTTATGAGAATTTAATTGTAGAAGAAGATGGAAAGTTACTTTATAAAGGTGAAAATAGCACACTTGATTTAACAGGTGGAGTCGTCGTTTATCAAGAGTGGGAATAAAGTGAAACTCCCATTAATGGGGCTTTCTTTCATCCCCCACCTACCTTCTAATTGCTTTTACACAAAATATTGAGGTGGGGGGTTTTACTGCCCGTCTAGCCTGATAACAAGATGAAAGGGCTGTCTCAAGCCGCAAGAAACATGTCAAGTAATGCTTTTTACAAATTGAGATGCCTAGCTTTACTTATTTCGTGCAAATGAACCCATTACTTCCTTTGTTTCTGTGATATTAACAAAAGCTTGTGGATCTGTTTCATTAATTAGTCTTTTTATTTCTGTTAGCTGGTATCTTGTTATAACGGTCATTAAGATTCTTTTTCTCTCACCTGTATAAGCACCGTACCCGTCCATAATGGTAATTCCACGAAAGAAGTTTTGGAGTAATTTCTTCTGGAGCTCTTCCCCCTTTTTCGTAACAATCATTAAGGTTAATTTAATATGACTCGTATGAATCGTATCAATTACCTTCCCTGAAGCATAAATCCCAATCAATGTGTTTAATGCCGAATCCCATCCAAAAATAAAGCCCGAAAAAATAACGACAATTGCATTTAACCCTGATAGAATCGAACCTAATGGAAGATCCTTTTTTTTCGTTAACAAGACTGCCAGGATATCAAATCCACCTGAGGATCCGGAAGCACGAAGAATAATACCGACACCAATCCCGCCCATTACTCCGCCAAAAATAGATGACAGAATCGGTTGTGATGAAATTGGAGTAACAGGTATAACATACAATGCTAAAGATGTCACAAGAACGGATATTATTGTAAAGAAAATAAATCGTTTACCCAATTTGATTGTCCCAATAATGAGTAAAGGCAAATTTAATACGAAATTTAATAACCCTGTATCAAAAGGTGTGATTAGCCCCAACATGATTGCAATTCCACTCAGTCCACTACTGAGAATCTGATGCGGGATAAAAAATAGATTAAAAGCTACACTGATTAGTAAAGAGCCAATAATAATAATAAATAAGTGAACCAAATCTTTTCTACCTAGTTTATCACTCATAACAAACCTCCCCGATCCACTCTATTCAGTTTATCAGTCAATCGTAATAATTATACTGGGAACAAAGTATATTCCTTTTCAACTACAAAATTTTGAGTTAGGATAGTATAAAGGTTTCATAAATTTTAAAATTTTCCGATACTTGGGAGGAAGTTGCCTTGTCACTAAAAAATACAGAAAAAAATAAACGTATTGAAAAGGATTTTTTAGGAGAAAAGGAAATCCCTTTTGATGCTTACTATGGTATTCAAACATTAAGAGCTGCTGAGAATTTTCCTATTACACACTATCCTCTTCATACTGAATTAATCAAGGCATTGGCGATTGTCAAAAAAGCTGCTGCATTAGCAAACATGAAAACAAAAGGACTTTATGAAGGTCTAGGTGTGGCGATTGTACAAGCTGCTGAGGAAATTATCCAAGGAAAATACCATGATCAATTCATTGTCGATCCGATTCAAGGTGGTGCAGGAACATCCATTAATATGAATGCTAATGAAGTTATCGCCAATCGAGCCCTTGAAATATTGAGAGAAGAAAAAGGCGATTATACAAAACTAAGCCCTAACACACACGTGAACATGTCACAATCAACAAATGACGCCTTCCCGACTGCCATTCACATTTCAACTTTAAACCTATTAGATACTTTGCTAGAAACAATGGAAGATATGCATAATGTATTTCAAGCAAAGGCTACACAATTTGATGCAGTGATTAAAATGGGGAGGACCCACTTACAGGATGCGGTCCCAATCCGCCTCGGTCAGGAATTTGAAGCATACCGCCGTGTACTGAAACGTGATATTAAGAGGATTAAAAACACCCGTGAGAATTTATATGAAGTAAATATGGGAGCAACAGCGGTTGGAACCGGATTAAATGCCGATCCTAAATATATCGATTATGTAGTTGAATATTTGGCTGAGATCAGTGAACTTCCTCTAATAAAGTCAGATCACCTTGTTGATGGAACACAAAATACGGATGCTTACACAGAAGTATCATCCGCGCTAAAAATTTGTATGATTAATATGTCTAAAATAGCCAATGACTTACGTCTAATGGCCTCTGGACCGAGGGCAGGTTTAGGAGAAATTTCACTAGTTCCTAGACAACCAGGCTCCTCCATCATGCCAGGAAAAGTAAACCCGGTTATGCCAGAAATGATTAATCAAGTCGCTTTCCAAGTAATTGGCAATGATCATACCATTAGTTTAGCGTCTGAAGCAGGGCAATTAGAATTAAATGTGATGGAACCGGTTCTAGTGTTTAACTTGCATCAATCGATCAGCATCATGAATAATGCTTTCAGGGCCTTTACCGATCGTTGCTTAGTTACCATTGAAGCAAATGAAGAAAGGTTAAAAGAATTTGTTGATAAAAGTGTTGGATTAATCACAGCTGTAAATCCACATATTGGTTATGAAGTGGCTGCTCGAATCGCACGTGAAGCGATTATTAATGGTCGTTCAGTAAGAGAATTATGCCGTTTATATGATGTTTTGACCGATGAAGAACTAGACCTTATCTTAAATCCTTACGAAATGACCAATCCTGGGATTGCCGGTGCTTCTCTTCTCGAACGAGATTGATAAAAAAAAGTAAATGATAGTCCTAAAAGTCCGCATTTATTAGCTTTTAGGACTTTTTATTTATTCTCTACCTATCTATAAATTAGTTAGACCCTACTAAAAAAAGCAATTACGAATCTTATTATTTTAAATCTTCTAAAACTATTGATAGAATATTCATATGGTCTTATATTAATATACTATCAGAGAAAGAAGTTGAAAAAATAATGAACAAGACGATCCAAGATATTGCTTATTCAATCCTAGACTTAGTTCCAATTAATAAAGGTAGTGATGCGAACGTTTCTTTTAAACATTCGGCAGATTTAGCTCAACATGCTGAAAATTGGGGATATAAGAGGTATTGGTTAGCTGAGCATCACAATAAGCCAGGAATTGCGAGCTCTGCTACTCCTATTTTAATTGGTCATATTGCTGCTAATACGTCTAAAATTCAAGTCGGTTCAGGAGGAATTATGCTACCTAACCACGCCCCGCTCGT is a genomic window of Niallia sp. XMNu-256 containing:
- a CDS encoding thiamine-binding protein, with the protein product MANSLVSIQIIPKTKNGENSIPYVDEAIKIIIESGLKYEVHPLETTIEGDLSTILQLITKMNERMMEMGSYNVITQVKILYQPTGIAMEDLTGKYH
- a CDS encoding ABC transporter permease, with product MKSHFMKSWRPLSVLLLLFILWEVLVGLFEIPNWLLPSPSEIISEAALNGKDIGVHLFSTLQLTLSGFLIGTCIGLLTAIILYLLPKLRESVYPLLILSQNIPTIVLAPLLVIWFGFGVLPKMIVIALVCFFPVTVAALDGFKQTPPELRHYLAMAGANKGQLFWKLEFPYALPAIFSGIKISGTYSVMGAVISEWLGAQEGIGVYMTLASSSFRTDRVFVAIFTIMILSLLLFAIIQGLERIIVRWHHQGEESQ
- a CDS encoding ABC transporter ATP-binding protein; amino-acid sequence: MTLLTLDKITKSFSTKKIIDELSLQIDDGEFVSIIGPSGSGKSTLFHLIGGIITPDEGSIELNGEQINGQRGSISYMPQAPSLLPWRTILQNVLLGQELQGEKNVEKAKAMIEKAGLKDYLHSYPTQLSGGMKQRVSFIRALLSPQPLILLDEPFSALDELTRQDMQKWLLSIWDEYRKTILFVTHNIDEALFLSDRIVLLSAKPAKIINEFVIPFQRPREENLLLTDEFLDWKRKIYSAFKAT
- a CDS encoding YjcZ family sporulation protein; the protein is MFGYGGCGYGYGGGYGGGYGCGGFALIVVLFILLIIVGAACFKW
- a CDS encoding YjcZ family sporulation protein, with protein sequence MADGVYGGGFALLVVLFILLIIIGASCWGYGY
- a CDS encoding YitT family protein, whose product is MSDKLGRKDLVHLFIIIIGSLLISVAFNLFFIPHQILSSGLSGIAIMLGLITPFDTGLLNFVLNLPLLIIGTIKLGKRFIFFTIISVLVTSLALYVIPVTPISSQPILSSIFGGVMGGIGVGIILRASGSSGGFDILAVLLTKKKDLPLGSILSGLNAIVVIFSGFIFGWDSALNTLIGIYASGKVIDTIHTSHIKLTLMIVTKKGEELQKKLLQNFFRGITIMDGYGAYTGERKRILMTVITRYQLTEIKRLINETDPQAFVNITETKEVMGSFARNK
- the aspA gene encoding aspartate ammonia-lyase, translating into MSLKNTEKNKRIEKDFLGEKEIPFDAYYGIQTLRAAENFPITHYPLHTELIKALAIVKKAAALANMKTKGLYEGLGVAIVQAAEEIIQGKYHDQFIVDPIQGGAGTSINMNANEVIANRALEILREEKGDYTKLSPNTHVNMSQSTNDAFPTAIHISTLNLLDTLLETMEDMHNVFQAKATQFDAVIKMGRTHLQDAVPIRLGQEFEAYRRVLKRDIKRIKNTRENLYEVNMGATAVGTGLNADPKYIDYVVEYLAEISELPLIKSDHLVDGTQNTDAYTEVSSALKICMINMSKIANDLRLMASGPRAGLGEISLVPRQPGSSIMPGKVNPVMPEMINQVAFQVIGNDHTISLASEAGQLELNVMEPVLVFNLHQSISIMNNAFRAFTDRCLVTIEANEERLKEFVDKSVGLITAVNPHIGYEVAARIAREAIINGRSVRELCRLYDVLTDEELDLILNPYEMTNPGIAGASLLERD